The proteins below come from a single Triticum aestivum cultivar Chinese Spring chromosome 5D, IWGSC CS RefSeq v2.1, whole genome shotgun sequence genomic window:
- the LOC123125623 gene encoding uncharacterized protein, producing MHSGDASTSEDPRACRGPARRRRLRSRVTAVRAPPLADVLRERALVHLPPAAAARLRLVHPSWERRLASPLFAVAHAAAPRRMSGLFVPKAGFLPFDGPDDAVPSPTLAFAPASEGVTVLSSSHGVACCYSPADDAFFVCNPATASWAPVPSPPCRTWPRPAIVVLFDATPYNFRGDYALVCAAECAPGSGAYCFLVFTSGTGEWRATDAVVPAEGLVAASGVAAGGTAWWRTSVGTAVGYSPLTGRVEMVLCPGDSGMWEIGSAGGKLHCAVRDHDNSVAVFRLDEDGSWEEAAARVPVAELLPRPLTRHGNGEASGQELVAQSSFIVEEEVVRLDDGVRLLGFQGAELEVVALAGRRLVAFDVRTRRRREVRVPVAQEEEEEEEEKEEKRWDGAEYAAHTNTLALVAPAVLAGEPKLVEERPDAGGVAFY from the coding sequence ATGCACTCCGGCGACGCGTCGACCAGCGAGGATCCTCGGGCGTGCCGGGGGCCGGCGAGGCGCCGGCGCCTGCGGAGCCGCGTGACCGCCGTCCgggcgccgccgctcgccgacgTGCTGCGGGAGCGCGCGCTGGTGCACCTCCCGCCGGCGGCCGCCGCGCGCCTCCGCCTCGTGCACCCGTCCTGGGAGCGCCGGCTCGCGTCCCCGCTCTTCGCCGTGGCGCACGCGGCCGCCCCGCGACGGATGTCCGGGCTCTTCGTCCCCAAGGCCGGGTTCCTCCCGTTCGACGGGCCCGACGACGCCGTGCCGTCCCCGACGCTCGCCTTCGCCCCGGCCTCGGAGGGGGTCACCGTGCTCTCGTCGTCGCACGGCGTCGCGTGCTGCTACTCGCCGGCCGACGACGCCTTCTTCGTGTGCAACCCGGCCACCGCGTCCTGGGCGCCCGTCCCGTCCCCGCCGTGCCGGACCTGGCCGCGCCCTGCGATCGTCGTCCTCTTCGACGCCACGCCGTACAACTTCCGCGGCGACTACGCGCTCGTCTGCGCCGCCGAGTGCGCGCCGGGCTCCGGCGCCTACTGCTTCCTGGTGTTCACGTCCGGGACGGGCGAGTGGCGGGCCACCGACGCGGTCGTGCCCGCCGAAGGGCTCGTCGCCGCTTCGGGCGTGGCGGCCGGTGGGACGGCGTGGTGGCGGACGAGCGTCGGCACGGCGGTCGGGTACAGCCCGTTAACGGGGCGCGTCGAGATGGTACTCTGCCCCGGCGACAGCGGCATGTGGGAGATCGGCTCGGCCGGGGGCAAGCTCCACTGCGCCGTGCGTGATCATGACAACAGCGTCGCCGTGTTCCGGCTTGACGAGGACGGGAGCTGGGAGGAGGCCGCCGCGAGGGTGCCCGTCGCGGAGCTGCTTCCACGTCCGCTGACAAGGCACGGGAACGGCGAGGCGAGCGGGCAGGAGCTGGTCGCCCAGTCTTCCTTCAtcgtggaggaggaggtggtgcggctggacgaCGGCGTGCGGCTCCTGGGGTTCCAGGGCGCGGAGCTGGAGGTGGTGGCGCTGGCCGGCAGGCGGCTGGTGGCGTTCGACGtgcggacgcggcggcggcgcgaggtcaGGGTGCCGGtggctcaagaagaagaagaagaggaagaggaaaaggAGGAGAAACGGTGGGACGGCGCGGAGTACGCCGCGCACACCAACACGCTGGCGCTCGTCGCGCCCGCCGTGCTCGCGGGCGAGCCGAAGCTCGTGGAGGAGCGACCGGACGCCGGAGGGGTCGCATTTTATTGA